Within the Populus trichocarpa isolate Nisqually-1 chromosome 14, P.trichocarpa_v4.1, whole genome shotgun sequence genome, the region TCATTTTCCTCTCATTCTCTCCATTTGGTTTGGAGAGATGATTTTTAGTGGGCACAAGGGAAAATTTTCCCTCCAATTTCTTTCCTCAAATTTCTCTCCGTTTCCAAAACAAGGCAAAGTAACTTTCCattcttatttttctataacCCTCATCCCTCCCTCCTAAACACCATGTAAGAAAACCTCtttgtttgataaaattgaTGATGTAACATCAAGGTTTCAGTCACAATTGTTGAGGTAATTTACCTTTGGAGTACCCAGTGCTGTGGCATTCCTCTTCTTAGACCGATCCAAAGCTTTAGCTAAATATTCTTTTTCCACAGCCTGAGGCATATAATTGGATGATTCATTCTTCTGCAGTGATTGGCCTCCTAGAGAACTGTTCAAGTCTTTGGGCTCATCTTTGTCGACTTGAACATTTACCTTGGAGACTAAGCTTGCGCCAGCATCAGCAATGAGAGCATGCAAATCTCTAGGCATGAAGCCAGATGTCTGTCCAACCATGTCCTTTATTGCATCTTCTATCCCAGTCTGCAAGAAGCAACCATCTAAATCCATCAAAATCAACACACAAAACAGAAAGAAGTATCAATATCAACACGTATTAATCCTTAATGGCCTTAACCAGTGAAAAACAAGTGAATACTTTAGCTCAGAGAAACTTAAATGGACAGTAAAACagtccataatatttttttatgacaaataaataaatgtgtaaTGAAAAGCATACTAGAAATGGAAGCTTTCAGGTAATCTCAAAATTCCCAGAAACACACCGTCAAGCCACAATGTATTGGTGCCATGTACAGACAAGAGACTGACTTTGATGAGTATGCTTAGGATTAGTGAGGGGAACAATGGTTTCTATCATTTACTTGCAACAATTATCTACCAGAAAATATGGAGAAATCAcagaaaatttatattttccacATACATTAGAGAGGAGATTAGAACCACTTTGCAGTGACTGGGACAACATTTCAGCCCTATGTTCTTCTGTCAAGGGGCCCATACTTATCTCATGGCTGAAGCAACGCCTAACAGTTGGTGGCAGACCCTCAGAACTTTCAGCAGCGGCAACTAACAGAACCTGATGCCTAATTTTTCCAGTATCCTTGACAAGCTGCATCAGAAAGGCACAAGAATAAACATCCTTGACAACCATAATGAAGTACAGGTTTTAATTTCTGACTTGAAATTACTTTAGAATCTTAAATTATGAAACTGATCATTCGAGTGGTCCATAGAGTACTTTAGTCACATACACTTTGCGTGTCCCAattattgttctattaaactGGCTGGGTCACcatagatgatttgtttatagccagtcaaatcaaacaacaagaacaaaGCTACACCAAAAAGTTGCAACTTACAaaataatcatttgatttttctccAGAGTAATTGTCTTCATCTTCAGAGACTGGTTCAGTAAACTCCCTAATAACTGATGCAACTTCAGAAGAGAGGCCAACTTGATCATTTGGTGAACCCTCATGTGACATCAAATTTCGAAAGAAATCAAAATGGCGGAGAAGAAGAATTGTAGGTGAGTATCTGTCACAGGCAGAACAATGTTGAAGAGCATGCTAGATAAAGAGATGTCACCACTGAACTTAGATAAGTAAAAAATGACAACAAAACTGTTGATGCAATCTCATAGATTCTGGTGAAAAGCCTCCAGTTTAATGGTTCAGTAACACTTCAGTTAAATGGGTGATTAGGATGTCTGGTATTGGAAAATGTGGAATTTGGAACTACCATGGAGTAAAACCAAAACATCACCTattcagaattattttaatgaggGATACCAGGTAAAGGACAGAAAAATGGAGTTTAAAATCTATCACTAAAAGGTACCACAACAATGAAGCAGGACTCAAGTATGTCATTGTTCATTAGTTGCAGGACAATACACATTAACCCAACAGAGAATTGCTTCACCTTTGAGCTGTGCGGAAAGCTTGAGCTAGTGCAACTGATGTCTTTCTATCAGAAGATGCTGTAAGATTATGACAGCTGAATTCCACAACATGGATGCCCAAGCGACGAGCAACATGTCTAACAACAGTCCTCTTCCCACACCCTGCAAAAGTAGCACCGTAAAATCATAACCAAATAGCATGTCTTGGCAATTACTACATGGCAATAAAAGATCTAATCAAGAGGACATAGTTTGATAAAATAGTGAGCAAACTTTGTAATGCAAAGAAAGAATGATGACGCATGAAACAAACCTGCCAGGCCATATAATAGGACAGCAACTCTGAATTTGGAAGAAAGTGCCGAAGGACACAATGGTGGTGTGAGTATGGAGGCCAAAGTCTTCACTGTGTCCCCTTGCAGAGGTGCAAAACCTTTAGGTCCATCAATCAGAAGATCCGGAGGAACAGAAGAAGGAACAGTCCCTCCAAGCACAAGGGCTGTTTGAGTATGGTTGACTCTAAGAACAGCTTCATCTGATGGCTCCATGGCCACAACCTGAGGATATTATTCACCTTCAATTACACCCTCGACTCATTCTCCCACTACCAGGCATTCACTGCCACCAATCaatagatttatatatataaaaaataattaccttgAAGTAGATGATGTTATCGCTTCTATCTTGTGACCTCTGGCCACAAGGAATACAAACAGTAGAATTGCAATTCCAATCTATACGAACACTAAATATATCACCTCTGGCAAGACATCTGTCAACTTCAAAGTATTTCTGCAATGCCAAATCAATCATCTCCTGACGTTCTTCAGCTTCAATCGATGAAAATCCCTTCAGAGATTCAAGAGTACCACATTCTGGTATCTTAACAAAAGAAACCCTCAAGTGTGATGCATATCTCGGTAATCGAGCCAACGGTTCCAATCCCACACTGATAGCAGAATCCTCACAATTAGCACTAACATCCTCATCACAACATGTTTCACCATCCACTTCAAAAAGCGAAGCCAAACTCTCATCTCCTCGGCGTACAAGTGATTTAAGACACGATACATGCAACCCAAGATTAAAAGCCAAGAGAGGAGAAAGGTAGGCAATTTCGCGGTCTAATAGTAAAGAGGGGTCATCGGGAGGAAAAATACAAGTAGGAAATAAACGCATTGTGGTACAAGAAATTCGTAAATTGGCATTGGATTTCAGCTCATTCTCATTATTTCTGGGAGGATCTAGAGCAACAACCTGAGCAATTCTCTCTATGTTTGCCTCAACATTCTTGATAAGCAcctattatcattatcatcatcatattttttgaaaaaaagaaaaaaaattcaattaatcagagcgaattcttcttcttgttattattattgttatcaaCATCATCACCAAAGAAAGTTGTGTATAGTAATTACCAGTGAAGAAGAAGTAACTGAGAGTCTCTTGAGAATGGAAGTGGAAATGGCGAGGAGAGCAGAATCATCGAAAGAAGAAGCTAGTTTGTCCTCGGATAATCGGAGAATTCCTGCCAATAGCTGTAAGCTGGGAGACGGGGAAATGTTGTCTGTTGCGAGTGGGAGTTGGTTTTGTTCACTGCTAGTGCTACTGAGTGGAGAGGAACGCAGGACGGAACCGATGAGGATTTTTGTGGAGGAGAGGATCAGAGGCTTCCTCCTCCTCTCCACCATTTCTAATTAGATAGTAAGACCCTAACAATTTACCAAACTATGATTTTTAGAGAAGAGCTCGAAGGATTGGATTGGATGAGCCTGCAAAGAGAGCAAATCGATGAGTTTGGAATTTCCAGCAGCTGGTCTAGCATCGTTGACGTCATAATCTAACCGTTTCAACGTTAGCAAACCTCTtgggccgggccgggccggaGTTAACTTGGAAATATCTATACGAAGCCAGACAAGTAATAGCCGGGCTCAGTCATGCGGGCCTATGACCTAATATGGAGACATTTAAGATGCCTCGAAAGGTTTTTTCGTATGAGGTTGCCATCAGTGAGGCTAGTCGGCCATTGCTGGCTTTTGCTCAATGCGCGGGATAAAGCGAGGCGTTCGTGCGGGTGTCCCACGACCATTGCTGATTGCCAAGCTCAAAGTGGCGTGAGACATTTAAGATGCTTCGGAAGGGTTTTTTTTCGTACGAGGCTGCCATTAGCAAGGCTAGGCGGCCATCGCTGGCTTTTGCTTAATGCGCGGGGCCAAGGGAGGTGTTCGTGTGGGTGTCCCATCAaaacttgaatttgatttaCTGTTAAGTTTAAGTTTTTTGAGGTTGCAGTGTTTGTCAAATTTATGTTATCTTGAGTTCGACTGAATGTCAAATCTAAATTCTTTAAGTTTGTTGTGGTTACTAgactcattttgtttttataattatttatatttaaaaaaatctataacaaaaaaaatattgattcattAGTTGCCTGCCAAGCTTTTAATATATAATCTTGCATTAGGGGCTTAAGAGATTTTTAGAGAGATAATTAACTCGACAACGcacaataaatattgtttttattgcccCCTGGAGTTATAATAAGGTGCCATgtctttcattattttcttcccCCTTTCTTTTACTTTTGCTAAACTTTTGTTCTTTCCAGTATTCCATGATttaagaattttcaatttttcacaAGAAAAGACCAATTTGACAATAGAGAGGATTTCTTTAGTTAGGTAAaccagattttctttttttttatgtttacatAAAACCtctttcaatcttttctttcctATACCATTATGATTtctagaaaaggaaagagaaatgtATCttttgaaagtgatttcaatTTCAGATTCGAAAATGAAATCACTCGTCGAAGATCTCCAATTATAAGGATTGACCCTAGATTTGAGAACGATGATGTTCAAACTTCTTTTGCTGGAAGAAGAGATGAGGACATTCCCTAGGAGGTTTCAAACCCGAGAGGACAATTGAGGTTGCCCAGAACTTATGTAGATGACACACGGAGTTCAGTGACTTGAGATCAATACTAGCCAATGCTAGTAAGCTAAGAGATTATATAGTGGTTGTCCCTGAAGCTAGTGACCGTATTTCTCAGGTCATCAAAAATATGGTGGgggtaatattattattactgccCCTATATGTCTATATGATTTTGAATACTTGTTTCCCTTATAGGGATTTGTAAAGGATTTTCCGAGGTACTATAACTTTAATCCTGCTCAGATTCATCTCAATGGGCGGACTATTCTATCCTCGTTTGATAAGTTATTGAGGATTATTAATAAGGAGCAATATTATACCTTGATCAATAGGTACAACTCCATATTGGACTATACCCATCCTAAGGTCTTGTAGTGCCATCGAACATCACTATCACCCATTGctccctctattttttttaagtgagagGACTTTCCTCTCAAGGTGTTCTTTATATGCCCATTTCGTCTATTGACGAAGGCCAAAACCTAAGGGATTGAAAGTTCCCCTTTTAGTGCTACTAATCAAGGTATAACATTGCCTCAATACCCTGACCGTAGGCTCCTCATTCATAATCCTTAATGACTTATCAAACGAGGATAGAATGGTCCCACTAATTGGGATGGATCTGAGTAGGACTGAGGTTATAGTACCTCTGAACATCATTTACAAATCCCTATAAGGGAAACTAGTATCCAAACTTATATAGACATATGAGGgtaatgatgataatattaCCTCCATCATATTTGCTAGTGACCTGAGAAATACAATCCCTAACTTCATGGATGACCACTGTATAATCTTCTAGCTGGTTAGCATTGGCCAGGGTTACTAGGTCCCAAGTCACTAAACTTCATGTGTCATCCACAGGAGTCTTAGGAAACCTCAGTTGTCCTTTCAGGTTTAAAACCTCATAGGGAACGTCCCCATCCTTTCTTTCAGCAAAAGAAGGTTAAACACCATCCTTCTCAGATTTAAGGTCAATCCTTATGGCCGGAGATAAGGGTGTAcacggttcggtttggtttagacttaaaaaaccaaccgaaccgagTTAcattagttttgtaaaatattaacCAGACTAGACCGAAATCAGGTTCAAACCGAACTTGTTCAGTTCagttaaatttggtttttttgtcaTAAAACTGGGAAACCTAATCCCATCATAGATCAAACACTAAGTTTTCCTTGTTTGGAATTTTATATTTCCTGCTATTACAAACTTGAGCCGATAAGCGAGGAACAATACAGTTTAGCTAACCATTAAGAGGATTTTGTAATAGATCCATCTTTGTTacagtaaaaaacaaaagctataaATTCATCTTCGATCATTAATCATTGTTTCCTGTTGATATGATTTGGATCCCTGGTCAAACCCAAGTACTGGGTCAAAATTTACCTTGCCGTCTTTTCTCTAATAAAGGAGTCATCTCCTTCTGCTGCAACTTGCAAGAATAAAGGAGGATCGCGACGACTTGTGCATAagtaaagagagaagagaagccaGGAAGATGGAGAGGTGGGTTTGTGTTTGGCTAGAATCTAGATAATATGGGACTTTTGAGATGGAGACAAAAGCAGAGCAATTAAAACttgaaagggaaaggaagattGATGAGATAAATATTCTCAAGGGTTAGGGCGACGACTTTTTGTAAGGGCAAGGGAGGTTATGTTAGGGGTAGGTTAACTTCAgtatttaactatttataccCCTCTTAATTTGTATAGCTTTTAGGTTTTTTGGTTGGTCTGGTTTGGTTTgttggttttagttttaaaaccgaaaccgaacagGACCTATTAGaatttatggttttgaaaatcagtttaatcagtttttcattttagttcggttttttcggttaatttttcattggttttttcGAATTTCTCGGTTGATcgatttttttgaacacccctagccGAAGATCTTCAACGAGTGATTTCATTTTCAGGTTTAAACCTGAAACCACcttcaaaaaatacatttctctTCCCTTTTCTAGAAGTCATAATGGTAGaggaaagaaaagattgaaagaGGTTTTACATAagcacaaggaaagaagatcTGGTTTACCTAGTCAAAGAAATCCTCTCTGCTGTCAAATCGCTCTCATATtgtgaaaaattgaaaattcctAAATCAGGGAATACTAGAAAAAAAGGTTtagcaaaattaaaagaagagggGAAGATAAGAACAAAAGACATATGACACCTCATTATAACCATAGGAGGTCTAAAAGCCAATAATATTTATTGCGCGTTGTCGGATggtctttccaaaaaaaaatttgcttccTTTTCCCTAGAAAATCCTTTAGATTAACAACGCCTAAACGCCTTTTTCTAAAGGAAGATAAGATGTGTATTGACCAATTGTCTCCCTAAAAATCTCTTAAGCCTTTAATGCAAGATTACACATTAAAGGCTTGGGGCAACTGataagtcaatattttttttttgttatagatttttattaataaaaacattcttaaaaacaaaatgggtatgacaaacatgtcagaccTAAAGAACTTAGGCTTGGTAGTCAGTCAAGCCCAAGGTAGCGTGAGTTTGGCAAACACGCCAAAACCAAAGAACTTGAACTTGACAGCCAACCAAGCTCAAGGTGACGTGGGTCTCTcaaacatgtcaaacccaaaGAACTCGGGCTTGGAAGTCAGCCAAGGTGGCGTGGGTTTGAAAATCATGTCAGAGCCAAAGCATTTGGGCTTGGAAGTTAGTCAAGCTCATGTAGCGTAGGTATGACAAACATGCTAGACCCAAAGCATTTGGATTCagaagttttaaaactatatatttgatTCTAGATGATCCCCTAAAATAAAAGTACTGAAGACATGATAAATCGTTATCGTTATGTCTCTCCATCTAGAATAATTATGTGAATTATTCAAATTGATTAAATGTTTTCCCTATATTTATAAGTGTAGACAAGGTCTCTTAAGAGATCTACCATACTTActatctcattaatgatatgtaagaAATAATTGTCTCCCATTAATGTCGTCGAAAGCAAAGAACTTTGTAgtccttttttctctctaaaaacaaCAAGATTTATGAGGTATAAATACTCCCTGAACCATCCAGGTAAGAGTTCAGAACTTTTTATCTCTTAAGataaactcaaataaattttaaagctttaaccaacttaaaactcaagaacaaacaTCTTTGTTCCCtgaatttaaagttattttaagtcatttatttcctttcttataaatatattgactTTATCATCAGAGGGTCCTTAAGTCGCTCCCTTGATTGAGACTATTTTTTTGCAAATACTCAAGCTTTTACCATAAACCTGGAATTTCTTAGTCTAAAGAGAAGATATCCAAGTATCTGAACATATTGATTAACTACTATCCCAAATACTAAATAACCTATTATTTACATATTTTGGATATTGGGACATTATCATTGGCATGTTCTGTGGGAAATGAGCAAAAAATCAGTTCATTCATGTTTCTCAAAAGCTCTTTCAATGGCTGAACAACCCTGATACAACAGTTGCTATGCCAACGACATGTCGGTAGCTATGCCTAGGCTACGCTTCACGTGGCTACACCAGTGGTTATACAAAGCTACCACCACAGTTATGCCCCAAGATTACGCCTAC harbors:
- the LOC7457957 gene encoding peroxisome biogenesis protein 6; its protein translation is MVERRRKPLILSSTKILIGSVLRSSPLSSTSSEQNQLPLATDNISPSPSLQLLAGILRLSEDKLASSFDDSALLAISTSILKRLSVTSSSLVLIKNVEANIERIAQVVALDPPRNNENELKSNANLRISCTTMRLFPTCIFPPDDPSLLLDREIAYLSPLLAFNLGLHVSCLKSLVRRGDESLASLFEVDGETCCDEDVSANCEDSAISVGLEPLARLPRYASHLRVSFVKIPECGTLESLKGFSSIEAEERQEMIDLALQKYFEVDRCLARGDIFSVRIDWNCNSTVCIPCGQRSQDRSDNIIYFKVVAMEPSDEAVLRVNHTQTALVLGGTVPSSVPPDLLIDGPKGFAPLQGDTVKTLASILTPPLCPSALSSKFRVAVLLYGLAGCGKRTVVRHVARRLGIHVVEFSCHNLTASSDRKTSVALAQAFRTAQRYSPTILLLRHFDFFRNLMSHEGSPNDQVGLSSEVASVIREFTEPVSEDEDNYSGEKSNDYFLVKDTGKIRHQVLLVAAAESSEGLPPTVRRCFSHEISMGPLTEEHRAEMLSQSLQSGSNLLSNTGIEDAIKDMVGQTSGFMPRDLHALIADAGASLVSKVNVQVDKDEPKDLNSSLGGQSLQKNESSNYMPQAVEKEYLAKALDRSKKRNATALGTPKVPNVKWEDVGGLEDVKKSILDTVQLPLLHKELFSSGLRKRSGVLLYGPPGTGKTLLAKAVATECSLNFLSVKGPELINMYIGESEKNVREIFQKARSARPCVIFFDELDSLAPARGASGDSGGVMDRVVSQMLAEIDGLNDSTQDLFIIGASNRPDLIDPALLRPGRFDKLLYVGVNSDASYRERVLEALTRKFTLHQDVSLYSIARKCPPNFTGADMYALCADAWFHAAKRKVLSSDPESPSTVDQADSVVVEYNDFIKVLVELSPSLSMAELKKYELLRDKFEGPSN